In Nostoc sp. UHCC 0926, a single genomic region encodes these proteins:
- a CDS encoding T3SS effector HopA1 family protein, with translation MLNYSINQPLNSLFDIAKNIQIESNFCIYHPNYQPFALPTKIADRFQHNSVDLQQKYLTLLLRNFLYGIYYNGSLQSTLAVNTGSNNHPPKHNLADNSILEIDWDFYEHLHANNHGIGYFDPRWQVLRKEPDGTMAVTKGGLTLYIEPDCHLESSKKSTKVGDMVAIWMPKNRLQNDSYLAVSNVGQERQSNPDADLGAGRIYFNFTPSGAIALMESLTLQLNAASIPFNFQVLHNPCAYGRYDSGLLYFELPDYSGIRTILQAIYPENQSHFQPEIPLFTKFLAPGLGLAEEPTQKFAAQESFGMNRCQIVANALLEAWQKGKNAMEERMRMIDQHFTQHLIDLQHPYLNPSSEDIYHPLD, from the coding sequence ATGCTAAATTACTCTATCAATCAACCGCTAAATTCTCTATTTGATATTGCTAAGAATATCCAGATTGAGTCAAATTTTTGTATTTACCATCCCAATTATCAACCCTTTGCTCTGCCAACTAAAATAGCTGACAGATTTCAGCACAATTCTGTAGATTTACAACAAAAATATCTCACTCTCCTGCTGCGAAACTTTCTTTATGGGATTTATTACAATGGCTCCCTGCAAAGTACTTTGGCAGTCAATACTGGTAGTAATAATCACCCGCCAAAGCATAATTTAGCAGATAATTCCATTTTGGAAATTGATTGGGACTTTTACGAACATCTGCACGCCAATAATCACGGCATCGGTTACTTTGACCCTCGATGGCAGGTATTGCGGAAAGAACCTGATGGTACTATGGCAGTGACTAAAGGCGGTTTAACACTTTATATTGAGCCAGACTGCCATCTAGAATCCAGTAAAAAATCTACCAAAGTGGGTGACATGGTAGCAATCTGGATGCCCAAAAATCGACTACAAAATGACTCTTACTTGGCAGTTAGTAATGTCGGACAGGAACGCCAGAGCAACCCCGATGCTGATTTGGGAGCAGGGCGAATTTACTTTAACTTTACGCCATCTGGTGCGATCGCTCTCATGGAAAGCCTGACACTGCAATTGAATGCAGCGTCGATTCCTTTTAACTTTCAGGTTCTTCATAATCCCTGTGCATACGGACGCTATGATTCGGGGCTACTCTACTTTGAACTCCCCGACTATTCAGGAATTCGCACAATCCTTCAGGCTATTTATCCAGAAAATCAATCCCATTTTCAGCCCGAAATTCCCTTGTTTACCAAATTTTTAGCACCAGGGTTAGGTTTAGCCGAAGAACCAACCCAAAAATTTGCAGCACAGGAAAGTTTTGGGATGAACCGCTGCCAAATTGTCGCTAATGCTTTATTAGAAGCTTGGCAAAAAGGTAAGAATGCGATGGAGGAGCGGATGAGGATGATTGACCAACACTTTACGCAACATCTAATAGATTTACAGCATCCTTATCTCAATCCCAGTTCTGAGGATATATATCATCCGTTAGATTGA
- a CDS encoding zinc-dependent alcohol dehydrogenase, translated as MLAALLYGQENFRLEEVPDPTPATGEVVIQVGAATTCGTDLKVWRRGGHAKMLKTPTLFGHEAAGRIVALGAGVSGWQVGDRIVANNSAPCMKCFFCQRQEYSLCPNLTWNNGTFAEYMKIPAAIVQHNLLQIPDELPWELAAMTEPLACVLHGVARSNVKAKDQVVVLGDGAIGLMFVAALSGQAQVLLWGGNNHRLEIGQKLGATQTFNYRQIPDIPSVVKELTQGWGADVVIEATGVPSVWETAIACARPGATVNLFGGCPRDTSITVNTEQLHYSELTIKGVFHNTPKYVREALALIASRKIPFELLISEQRPLKDLEQVFCEMKARQVIKVAMIP; from the coding sequence TTGTTAGCAGCGTTACTTTATGGTCAAGAAAATTTCCGCTTAGAGGAAGTTCCTGACCCCACTCCGGCGACTGGCGAAGTTGTGATTCAAGTGGGGGCGGCAACAACTTGTGGTACAGATTTGAAAGTCTGGCGGCGTGGTGGTCATGCCAAAATGCTGAAAACGCCGACGCTGTTTGGTCACGAAGCTGCTGGGCGAATTGTTGCCTTGGGCGCAGGTGTCAGTGGTTGGCAAGTAGGCGATCGCATCGTCGCTAATAATTCTGCCCCCTGCATGAAGTGCTTTTTTTGTCAACGGCAAGAGTATTCATTATGTCCGAATCTGACCTGGAATAATGGGACTTTTGCCGAATACATGAAAATTCCCGCAGCTATAGTACAGCATAATTTGTTACAGATTCCTGATGAGTTGCCGTGGGAATTGGCAGCAATGACGGAACCTCTAGCTTGTGTGTTGCATGGTGTAGCCCGTTCTAACGTCAAAGCCAAAGATCAAGTAGTCGTCTTAGGAGATGGGGCGATCGGGCTGATGTTTGTGGCGGCGTTGAGTGGTCAAGCCCAGGTGTTGCTGTGGGGAGGTAATAACCACAGGCTAGAAATTGGTCAGAAATTGGGTGCAACCCAGACCTTTAATTATCGTCAAATCCCGGATATTCCCAGTGTGGTGAAAGAACTCACCCAAGGATGGGGCGCAGATGTGGTGATTGAAGCAACTGGTGTACCAAGTGTTTGGGAAACTGCGATCGCCTGCGCCCGTCCTGGTGCAACAGTCAACTTATTCGGTGGATGTCCACGGGATACCAGCATTACCGTCAATACAGAACAGCTACACTACAGCGAACTGACCATCAAAGGCGTGTTTCATAATACACCAAAGTATGTGCGGGAGGCGCTTGCACTGATCGCTAGTCGCAAAATTCCCTTTGAGTTACTTATTAGTGAACAGCGGCCATTAAAAGATTTAGAACAGGTGTTTTGTGAGATGAAGGCGCGTCAAGTTATTAAGGTAGCGATGATTCCTTAA
- a CDS encoding 2OG-Fe(II) oxygenase: MKHYQQQTNAFPSDYLNNLWGEVQACPYFAINNLNRDFVGTKGFSVVFQRCGLAKVEQQFPYFKPYLDLALQQNCNAFYLNPLQLKEGSRVDPHIDRSLRSYSKTIEPPAVVSVLYVRVPPDMEGGELVLRSHKRQLGQIKPQINTLLYFQGDLTHSVNAVKTPGNRLSLVCEQYSLSEAELQEIPEFTVESRSTQSTTKNRNTYAKNQR; encoded by the coding sequence GTGAAACACTATCAACAACAAACCAACGCCTTCCCCAGCGATTACCTAAATAACTTGTGGGGAGAAGTTCAAGCTTGTCCTTACTTTGCTATCAACAACCTCAACCGTGATTTTGTTGGCACCAAAGGATTTTCTGTAGTATTTCAGCGTTGTGGATTAGCAAAAGTAGAACAGCAGTTTCCCTACTTCAAGCCTTACCTAGATTTGGCTCTCCAGCAGAATTGTAATGCTTTTTACCTTAATCCTTTACAGCTAAAAGAAGGCTCCCGTGTCGATCCGCATATTGATCGCTCCTTGCGTTCCTACTCCAAAACCATTGAACCACCTGCGGTTGTTAGTGTCCTCTATGTGCGAGTACCTCCCGATATGGAAGGGGGAGAACTGGTATTGCGATCGCACAAACGCCAACTTGGGCAAATTAAGCCACAAATCAATACTTTACTTTACTTTCAAGGTGATTTAACCCATTCTGTTAATGCTGTGAAAACCCCAGGAAATCGCTTAAGTTTAGTTTGTGAACAGTATAGTTTGAGTGAAGCTGAACTCCAGGAAATTCCAGAGTTCACTGTAGAGTCAAGAAGCACTCAGTCTACAACCAAAAACAGAAACACCTATGCCAAAAACCAACGTTGA
- the cas5d gene encoding type I-D CRISPR-associated protein Cas5/Csc1, whose product MRRSALQQYPLSVRQINNSNQVISYDVVNMPPISLIQNIQMRGQYYQFDGIQNLKIPLRMEYHFRS is encoded by the coding sequence TTGAGGCGATCCGCATTACAACAATATCCGCTTTCCGTGCGACAAATAAATAACTCTAATCAAGTGATTAGCTATGATGTTGTGAATATGCCTCCAATTAGCCTAATTCAGAATATCCAAATGCGAGGTCAATACTATCAATTTGATGGTATTCAAAACTTAAAAATTCCACTTAGGATGGAATATCATTTTCGGAGTTAA
- a CDS encoding phosphotransferase family protein — MVLSLSSHNVIQYLQDAGLCSSEDGASDKSELPGSSKNNFNLLVTLADNRKLFIKQERNLNNKDAAPHDLFQEWLFHQLLQHFPVLGNISAMPTAVNYAPLVVHFDEENSILVRNYLSEYLELAIFYHNNDIFPQQIASAIGTTLAGLHRATYNRREYRDFMATAPEGEFRYGFYNPAQGVESIGPEIFGTVPTDALKFYLLYQQSESLESAIADLAYDWNPCCLTHNDLKLNNILVHSRWEKLDNCLVRLIDWEACSWGDPAFDLGTLLASYLGIWLKSLVVDPTIELEESLHLALTPLEILQPSIVALIRAYINAFPMILSYRSDFILRVIQFAGLALIHQIQDMITCRKSFNNADICMLQVAKSLLTMPQQAILTIFGISESEILNPVAKIHKLPQPVKEPQLLRIYYEKTRLRGC, encoded by the coding sequence ATGGTATTATCACTGTCTTCTCATAACGTTATCCAGTATCTGCAAGATGCGGGACTGTGTAGCTCAGAAGATGGCGCATCAGACAAATCTGAGTTGCCAGGAAGTAGTAAGAACAATTTCAATTTATTAGTGACTCTAGCAGATAATCGCAAACTGTTCATTAAACAAGAACGTAACCTTAATAACAAAGACGCCGCGCCCCATGATTTGTTTCAGGAGTGGCTGTTTCACCAGTTGCTCCAGCATTTTCCAGTTCTTGGCAATATTTCCGCGATGCCTACGGCGGTAAACTACGCACCATTGGTAGTGCATTTTGACGAAGAAAATTCTATCCTCGTCCGCAATTACCTGAGTGAATATCTGGAGCTTGCGATATTCTACCACAACAATGATATTTTTCCACAACAAATTGCTTCTGCGATCGGTACTACTTTGGCGGGACTCCATCGGGCAACCTATAACCGCCGAGAATATAGGGATTTTATGGCAACTGCTCCCGAAGGAGAGTTTCGCTATGGCTTTTACAATCCGGCGCAAGGGGTAGAGTCAATTGGGCCAGAGATTTTTGGGACTGTTCCCACGGATGCGCTGAAATTCTATCTACTTTACCAGCAGTCGGAGAGTTTGGAATCAGCGATCGCAGATTTGGCATATGACTGGAATCCTTGCTGCTTGACTCACAACGACCTGAAATTGAACAACATTTTGGTTCATTCCAGGTGGGAGAAACTAGACAATTGCCTAGTACGACTAATTGATTGGGAAGCTTGTTCTTGGGGAGATCCAGCCTTTGATTTAGGAACTTTACTAGCAAGCTATTTAGGAATTTGGCTCAAGAGCCTCGTAGTAGACCCTACCATTGAGTTAGAAGAATCTCTACATCTGGCGTTGACGCCTTTAGAGATTTTACAACCTTCAATTGTTGCCCTAATTAGAGCTTATATAAATGCTTTCCCCATGATTTTGTCATACCGCAGTGACTTTATTTTGCGCGTTATCCAGTTTGCGGGGCTAGCACTGATTCATCAAATTCAGGATATGATTACCTGCCGCAAATCCTTTAATAATGCTGATATCTGTATGCTGCAAGTGGCTAAAAGTTTACTCACTATGCCGCAGCAAGCTATACTGACTATTTTCGGGATATCAGAGTCAGAAATCCTGAATCCTGTGGCAAAAATCCATAAACTTCCTCAGCCTGTAAAGGAGCCACAGCTACTTCGGATTTATTACGAAAAGACTCGGCTTCGCGGTTGTTAA
- a CDS encoding nuclear transport factor 2 family protein: MPKTNVEIVQELLKGITKSEVVNRLVSPDAVYVSLSYDNPDLKKLMPWAGTHKDGQAAILKTFQDVNTFWTIEDFDVRDIFGEGENVAVFGSFTVHSVKLDKTFTSPFSIQLKLKDGLVTYMQYMEDTFGTGSTFRSSGIWKFQSDPKGGEVEVGT; encoded by the coding sequence ATGCCAAAAACCAACGTTGAAATCGTTCAGGAACTCCTCAAGGGCATCACCAAGTCCGAGGTCGTCAACCGCCTCGTCTCTCCCGACGCCGTCTACGTGTCGCTCAGCTACGATAATCCCGACCTCAAGAAGCTCATGCCCTGGGCGGGCACCCACAAGGACGGCCAAGCCGCCATCCTCAAGACCTTCCAGGATGTCAACACTTTCTGGACCATTGAGGACTTCGACGTCCGCGACATCTTCGGCGAGGGCGAGAACGTGGCTGTCTTCGGCAGCTTCACCGTCCACTCGGTCAAACTCGACAAAACGTTCACCTCACCTTTCTCCATCCAATTGAAGCTCAAGGATGGCCTGGTCACCTACATGCAGTACATGGAGGACACCTTCGGCACCGGCTCGACCTTCCGCTCAAGCGGTATCTGGAAGTTCCAGAGCGACCCCAAGGGCGGTGAAGTCGAGGTTGGAACCTAA
- a CDS encoding ArnT family glycosyltransferase — protein sequence MQEGSFIWSHLEKQHRTVGKWIDWVWLIVLLLAAVLLFSINLGGLPLRDWDEGTVAQVAREIWHAPAGSMRWLYPTLGGEPYYNKPPLMHLLIAWAYSLGGENELTTRLPGAILTATSVPLLYCIAREIFRQRWAAIYSALIYLTMLPVVRHGRLAMLDGAMVSFLMVMMLCVLRSRRDLRYCLGVGISFGLICLTQGLLGILLGAIAIVFLFWDTPRLLTCYYLWIAILIGILPVAGWYSAQLIHYGYTFAQIGLANPSLDRIGSVVEGDSEPPWYYVIELLKYTWPWLLFLPQTVRLTWENRNLSWAKLVMAWSGVYLLVISFMITKVPWYLFPIYPSLALAFGIQLSETENSPLLSSYPRAWVAGLAILAVVASAGSIYFSWGTTPKTDLQLIFAAVALTMTLAAILAERGDGQFLKILFWGSYISLLLLMKSNYWVWELSEAYPVKPVAAMIVRANPATRKIYTSFPYHRPSLDYYSDRTIIPASVGELEYYWHYNGQPYFLLHASAFNNLELESMKLIDQAEGWKLVTKDTNRL from the coding sequence ATGCAAGAAGGAAGCTTTATTTGGAGTCATCTAGAAAAACAGCATCGCACGGTTGGCAAATGGATTGATTGGGTATGGCTAATAGTATTGCTGTTGGCAGCAGTGTTACTATTTAGCATCAATCTGGGAGGATTGCCGCTGCGAGATTGGGATGAAGGGACTGTGGCACAGGTTGCTCGTGAAATTTGGCACGCTCCAGCAGGTTCAATGCGTTGGCTTTACCCAACGCTAGGAGGCGAACCATACTATAACAAGCCGCCTTTGATGCATTTGCTAATAGCTTGGGCTTATTCTCTAGGAGGCGAAAATGAGTTGACAACGCGCCTACCTGGAGCAATTTTAACAGCGACATCTGTACCTTTACTGTATTGCATTGCTCGAGAGATATTTCGCCAACGTTGGGCAGCGATTTATAGCGCCTTAATTTATCTAACAATGTTACCTGTGGTGCGTCATGGGCGGTTGGCAATGTTGGATGGGGCGATGGTAAGTTTTTTGATGGTGATGATGTTGTGCGTGTTGCGATCGCGCCGAGATTTACGTTATTGCCTTGGTGTTGGTATTAGTTTTGGGTTGATTTGCCTGACTCAAGGACTGCTAGGCATATTGCTAGGTGCGATCGCGATCGTATTTCTGTTTTGGGATACGCCACGACTACTCACCTGTTACTATCTGTGGATAGCAATCTTAATTGGTATTCTGCCTGTAGCTGGTTGGTATAGTGCCCAACTAATTCACTATGGTTACACTTTTGCTCAAATTGGCCTTGCAAACCCATCACTAGACCGAATTGGCTCTGTTGTAGAGGGGGATTCTGAACCACCTTGGTACTATGTTATTGAACTTCTCAAGTACACATGGCCGTGGTTATTATTCTTACCACAAACTGTCCGCTTAACCTGGGAAAATCGTAACCTTAGCTGGGCAAAACTAGTAATGGCGTGGAGTGGTGTTTATCTGTTGGTAATTTCTTTCATGATTACCAAAGTTCCCTGGTATCTATTCCCGATTTACCCTAGTTTAGCCTTAGCTTTTGGTATCCAGTTATCAGAGACAGAAAATTCGCCTTTACTCTCATCCTATCCCCGTGCTTGGGTTGCTGGTTTGGCGATCCTTGCTGTAGTCGCTTCTGCTGGTAGCATTTATTTCAGTTGGGGTACAACCCCGAAAACAGACTTACAACTGATTTTTGCCGCAGTAGCTTTAACTATGACTTTAGCAGCTATTTTGGCAGAGCGAGGCGACGGGCAATTTCTGAAGATTTTGTTTTGGGGAAGTTATATTTCACTGCTGCTGTTAATGAAATCTAACTACTGGGTTTGGGAATTATCTGAAGCCTATCCAGTTAAACCAGTCGCCGCCATGATCGTGCGGGCAAATCCAGCTACGAGGAAGATTTACACATCTTTTCCCTACCATCGTCCCTCGTTGGATTATTATAGCGATCGCACCATCATTCCCGCTTCTGTTGGCGAACTGGAATATTATTGGCACTACAACGGCCAACCCTATTTCCTGCTTCATGCATCTGCTTTCAACAATCTTGAATTAGAGTCGATGAAGCTAATTGACCAAGCTGAAGGCTGGAAGTTAGTTACAAAAGATACAAATCGATTGTAA
- the xth gene encoding exodeoxyribonuclease III translates to MKIATWNVNSIRTRLEQVTDWLTNNPVDVLCLQETKVVDAEFPRSPFEQLGYNLYISGQKSYNGVALISHQPLLDVSSGFRAILTDLHPEWDEQKRVITGVIDGVRIVNLYVPNGAAVGTEKYEYKLRWLIALREYLRLLVLSQPAICVCGDFNIALEDKDIHEQVSTENHIMATETERQALRDILELGFADAFRKFTTEGGNYSWWDYRTAAFRRNLGWRIDHHYLTPMLYERAKSCIIDVAPRKLTQPSDHTPVIVEF, encoded by the coding sequence ATGAAAATCGCTACTTGGAACGTTAACTCAATTCGCACTCGCCTCGAACAGGTTACCGATTGGTTAACTAACAATCCGGTTGATGTTCTCTGCTTGCAAGAAACCAAAGTTGTAGATGCCGAGTTTCCGCGATCGCCTTTTGAGCAGTTGGGCTATAACCTTTATATATCAGGACAAAAATCCTATAATGGCGTAGCCCTGATTAGCCACCAGCCACTTCTAGATGTAAGTAGCGGGTTTAGGGCGATTCTGACCGATTTACACCCCGAATGGGATGAGCAAAAGCGGGTAATTACAGGTGTAATTGATGGTGTTCGGATTGTTAACTTATATGTTCCCAATGGCGCAGCAGTCGGAACTGAAAAATATGAATATAAACTGCGCTGGTTGATTGCGCTACGCGAGTATTTGCGATTGTTGGTGCTGTCACAACCTGCGATTTGTGTGTGCGGTGACTTCAACATCGCCCTAGAAGACAAGGATATTCACGAGCAAGTGAGTACAGAAAATCACATTATGGCAACAGAAACAGAGCGCCAAGCCTTACGGGATATTCTGGAACTAGGATTTGCCGATGCTTTTCGCAAATTCACTACAGAAGGTGGAAATTATAGCTGGTGGGATTATCGCACCGCAGCTTTCCGTCGCAACTTAGGTTGGCGGATTGACCATCACTATCTCACACCTATGCTGTATGAGCGTGCTAAAAGTTGCATTATCGATGTTGCACCCAGGAAATTAACCCAACCCAGCGACCATACGCCAGTAATTGTGGAATTTTGA
- a CDS encoding glycosyltransferase family 4 protein produces the protein MKIAQVAPLWERVPPLSYGGIELVVSRLTDELVRRGHEVTLFASGDSQTLAHLQAVYPQALRLDPSVKEYAVYEMLELSQVYQSAAQFDIIHSHVGISALPLASLITATSTVHTLHGNFTNDNRHAFSYHQKQPYVSISNSQRQIDLNYIGTVYNGIELADYPFVAQPSEPPYLAFLGRFSPEKGPQHAIAIAKQSGWRLKMAGKLDLVDSKFFEQEIVPHIDGQQIEYLGEINHAEKAELLGNAAITLFPINWQEPFGLVMIESMAAGTPVLAMNYGSVPEVIAHGKTGFVCKSYAEMAAMIPLALELNRQTCREYVENNFSVSQMVNGYEALYRQIIKDRIESNGRIHAANIQF, from the coding sequence ATGAAAATCGCTCAAGTTGCCCCCTTATGGGAAAGGGTTCCACCTCTTAGTTATGGAGGAATAGAACTGGTAGTGAGTCGCTTGACTGATGAACTTGTTCGTCGCGGTCATGAGGTAACTTTATTTGCCTCTGGCGATTCTCAAACTTTGGCTCATTTACAAGCAGTTTATCCGCAGGCATTGCGCTTAGACCCAAGTGTCAAAGAGTATGCAGTGTACGAAATGTTAGAACTGAGCCAAGTTTACCAAAGTGCTGCCCAATTCGATATTATCCATTCTCATGTAGGGATTTCGGCACTACCTTTAGCGAGTTTGATAACAGCAACTTCTACAGTGCACACCCTGCACGGTAATTTTACAAACGACAACCGTCACGCATTTAGCTACCACCAAAAGCAACCATACGTCAGCATTAGTAACTCGCAGCGTCAAATCGATCTGAATTATATTGGCACGGTTTATAACGGAATTGAGCTAGCAGATTACCCATTTGTAGCCCAACCGTCAGAACCTCCATATTTGGCATTTTTAGGTCGTTTTTCGCCAGAAAAAGGGCCACAACATGCGATCGCTATTGCTAAACAGAGTGGTTGGCGCTTGAAGATGGCAGGAAAGCTTGATCTAGTAGACTCTAAGTTTTTTGAACAAGAGATTGTCCCCCATATAGATGGTCAGCAAATTGAATATCTAGGCGAAATTAACCACGCCGAAAAGGCTGAACTTCTGGGCAATGCAGCCATAACTCTTTTCCCGATTAACTGGCAAGAACCTTTTGGGTTAGTAATGATTGAATCAATGGCAGCTGGTACACCAGTGCTTGCCATGAATTACGGCTCCGTACCTGAGGTGATTGCTCACGGTAAAACAGGTTTTGTCTGCAAAAGCTATGCAGAAATGGCAGCGATGATTCCATTAGCTTTAGAACTCAATCGTCAAACCTGTCGAGAATATGTAGAAAACAACTTTAGTGTTAGCCAAATGGTTAACGGATATGAAGCTCTTTACAGACAAATTATTAAAGACCGCATAGAATCGAATGGCCGCATTCATGCAGCTAACATTCAGTTTTAA
- a CDS encoding GNAT family N-acetyltransferase: MKSTNFILREGRIEDAHDCGSICYQAFKILHDQHNYTIDWGSVEATIEWFSSLLKRQNIYSVVAELDGHIVGSNFLWSNGAIAGIGPLSVSPMTQGCSIGKHLMQYVLDYARQQKFAGVRLVQAAYNSSSLSLYTKLGFHVREPLAVLKGTTLQLEVLGYVVRTATLADIDICNKLCFQVHGHVRHLELLDAIEQQTLTVVEHNGNITGYTTVLGFDGHAVAHSNQDLKALLGAGTAISESGFLLPTRNTELLRWCLEKGLHVVRPMTLMSMGLYNEPAGAFLPSIIY, from the coding sequence ATGAAAAGCACAAACTTCATTTTACGAGAGGGAAGAATTGAAGACGCCCATGACTGCGGTTCAATCTGTTACCAAGCCTTTAAGATACTCCATGACCAACATAATTATACTATAGACTGGGGTTCAGTCGAAGCTACAATTGAGTGGTTTTCCTCTCTGCTTAAGCGTCAAAATATTTACTCGGTTGTAGCTGAACTAGATGGACATATTGTCGGCAGCAATTTCCTCTGGAGTAATGGAGCAATTGCGGGAATTGGGCCACTCTCAGTTAGCCCGATGACACAAGGATGTTCAATCGGGAAACATCTCATGCAATACGTTTTAGATTACGCACGGCAGCAGAAGTTTGCAGGTGTGAGGTTAGTGCAAGCTGCCTATAATAGTAGTTCATTATCCTTATATACCAAGCTCGGATTTCATGTGCGAGAACCGCTTGCAGTCCTAAAAGGTACGACGCTTCAACTTGAAGTTTTAGGGTATGTGGTTCGTACAGCAACCTTAGCAGATATTGATATCTGCAACAAACTCTGTTTTCAAGTTCATGGTCATGTTCGTCACCTGGAATTACTTGATGCGATTGAGCAACAAACGCTTACAGTAGTTGAACATAACGGTAACATTACAGGATACACAACTGTACTTGGCTTTGATGGACACGCAGTTGCACATAGTAATCAAGACCTCAAGGCCCTCCTCGGCGCTGGAACAGCAATTTCCGAATCAGGATTTCTGTTGCCAACCCGCAATACTGAGTTATTGCGCTGGTGCTTAGAGAAAGGATTGCACGTAGTTCGACCAATGACATTGATGAGTATGGGACTGTACAACGAGCCAGCAGGCGCATTTCTGCCTTCAATAATCTATTAA